One stretch of Rosistilla oblonga DNA includes these proteins:
- a CDS encoding iron-sulfur cluster assembly scaffold protein: protein MSNSYGAIDQTLIDHFEDPYHRGDCEAATHVAEGENSLCGDTMQVQLRISPSDGQIEEAWFDGDGCVVSQAAASMLMETIEAMTPDAIRDFDTRAMLERLGPSIAVSQQKCGLLAWRVLQLALQSPLDEFGDGPTFGGPHLGEEN, encoded by the coding sequence ATGTCGAATTCTTATGGAGCGATCGATCAGACGTTGATCGATCATTTTGAGGATCCCTACCACCGTGGCGATTGCGAAGCGGCGACGCACGTGGCCGAGGGAGAAAATTCGTTGTGCGGCGACACGATGCAGGTTCAACTGAGAATCAGCCCCAGCGATGGCCAGATCGAAGAGGCTTGGTTCGACGGTGACGGATGTGTGGTCAGCCAAGCCGCTGCATCGATGTTGATGGAAACGATCGAAGCGATGACGCCCGATGCGATCCGCGACTTCGACACCCGGGCGATGTTGGAACGGTTAGGTCCTTCGATCGCGGTCAGCCAACAAAAATGTGGCCTGTTGGCCTGGCGGGTGCTGCAATTGGCGCTGCAATCGCCGCTGGATGAATTCGGCGACGGACCGACCTTTGGCGGCCCACATCTCGGCGAGGAAAACTGA
- a CDS encoding aminotransferase class V-fold PLP-dependent enzyme has translation MNTTERSPLAIDAAAYRQDFPILSRQLREGVPLVYLDNAASTQRPQAVIDAMDACYEGYYANVHRGIHTLSEESTQKYEDARLRIAQFLSVANECELIFTAGTTAAINLVARSWGDANIKSGDVILTTMMEHHANIVPWQQLAQRTGCRVEFAPLTEDGRLCIESFDKRLSDLQPKLVALTAASNVLGTINPVAELVTKARDAGAVTLVDAAQAVPHSQVDVNQWNADFVTFSGHKVCGPTGIGVLHGKQQLLDAMPPFLGGGAMIHRVTTSGFEPAGLPEKFEAGTPAIAEAIGLAAAIDYVDSVGLDRIHAYELQLCTLAHEALQEIEGLHILGPDPKHKAGIVSFTIDGVHPHDISQWLDRRGIAVRAGHHCAMPLHELLQISASTRASFYFYNTPEEVLQFADAVRSARDKFNRPRKRT, from the coding sequence TTGAATACGACAGAACGCTCTCCGCTGGCGATCGATGCTGCGGCCTATCGCCAAGACTTTCCCATCCTTTCGCGCCAACTGCGCGAGGGCGTGCCGTTGGTCTATCTCGACAACGCCGCCAGCACCCAGCGGCCGCAAGCGGTCATCGATGCGATGGATGCCTGTTATGAGGGCTATTACGCAAACGTCCATCGCGGCATCCATACGCTCAGCGAAGAATCGACGCAGAAATACGAAGACGCTCGGCTGCGGATCGCCCAGTTTCTGTCGGTTGCAAACGAGTGCGAACTGATCTTCACCGCCGGCACGACCGCCGCGATCAATCTCGTCGCTCGCAGCTGGGGCGATGCCAACATCAAATCGGGCGATGTGATCCTGACGACGATGATGGAACACCACGCCAACATCGTCCCCTGGCAACAGCTTGCCCAGCGGACCGGTTGCCGCGTCGAATTCGCTCCGTTGACCGAAGACGGCCGGCTGTGCATCGAATCATTCGACAAACGGTTATCCGACCTGCAACCGAAGCTGGTCGCCCTGACAGCCGCCAGCAACGTGCTTGGGACGATCAATCCGGTCGCGGAATTAGTCACCAAAGCCCGCGATGCTGGCGCGGTGACGTTGGTCGATGCCGCCCAAGCCGTCCCGCATTCGCAAGTCGATGTGAATCAATGGAACGCCGATTTCGTGACGTTCAGTGGACACAAGGTCTGCGGTCCCACGGGCATCGGCGTCTTGCACGGCAAGCAACAACTGCTCGACGCGATGCCTCCTTTTCTCGGTGGCGGTGCGATGATCCACCGCGTGACCACCTCTGGTTTTGAACCGGCGGGCTTGCCCGAAAAGTTCGAAGCGGGAACGCCTGCGATTGCCGAAGCGATCGGTCTGGCCGCAGCGATCGATTACGTCGACTCCGTCGGGCTCGATCGAATCCACGCTTACGAGCTGCAACTGTGCACCCTCGCACACGAAGCACTCCAAGAAATCGAAGGGTTGCACATCTTGGGCCCCGACCCAAAACACAAAGCGGGCATCGTAAGCTTTACGATCGACGGTGTGCATCCGCACGACATTTCGCAATGGCTCGATCGACGCGGAATCGCCGTCCGCGCGGGGCACCACTGTGCCATGCCACTGCATGAACTGCTGCAGATCTCGGCTTCGACTCGGGCCAGTTTCTACTTCTATAACACTCCCGAAGAAGTGCTCCAGTTTGCCGACGCGGTGCGCAGTGCGCGGGACAAATTCAACCGTCCGCGAAAACGGACGTAG
- a CDS encoding VWA domain-containing protein — MATPKPIAPEQLGRWRLILGASSQDQLNEYGGGNLSLDADQQLMDEALAAIYDQTQEGSDSSGKRSAGSGGSSPRLAKWLGDIRTYFSEDVVAVIQQDAIDRKGMRELLLEPELLKNVQPNVQLVGTLLSLGGQIPERTKETARMVVRAVADKIKLTLEQRIRQAVQGALNRNEHSPIPHANSIDWKWTIGRNLKNYNAQLGRLIPERVYFYSRAQRTNNWTVIVDMDQSGSMADSVVYGAVTGSIFASLPALKTHVVAFDTEVVDLTETCGDDPVDMLFGVQLGGGTDINKSVAYCEQFITEPSETLFILLADLFEGGNQAQLVRRLGEMVESGVRVLCLLALSDSGTPCFDEALARRLSALGIPCFACTPDRLPELVEGALRGQDLQSLATRIKSDDSH; from the coding sequence ATGGCGACTCCCAAACCTATCGCTCCCGAACAACTCGGTCGCTGGCGTTTGATCCTCGGAGCAAGCTCGCAGGATCAGCTGAATGAATACGGCGGAGGCAACCTCTCCCTCGACGCCGATCAGCAATTGATGGACGAAGCCTTGGCGGCGATCTACGACCAGACGCAGGAAGGTTCCGATTCGAGCGGCAAGCGTTCAGCCGGTTCGGGCGGATCCTCACCTCGCTTGGCAAAATGGCTCGGCGACATCCGCACCTACTTTTCCGAAGACGTCGTCGCCGTGATCCAACAGGATGCGATCGACCGCAAAGGGATGCGGGAACTGCTGCTGGAACCGGAACTACTCAAAAACGTTCAGCCCAACGTGCAACTGGTCGGGACGTTGTTGAGTCTTGGCGGTCAGATTCCCGAGCGAACCAAAGAGACGGCGCGGATGGTCGTCCGAGCCGTCGCCGACAAGATCAAACTCACGCTGGAACAACGGATCCGACAAGCGGTCCAAGGGGCGCTCAATCGGAACGAACACTCTCCGATTCCGCACGCCAACAGCATCGATTGGAAGTGGACGATCGGGCGGAATCTGAAAAACTACAACGCCCAATTGGGACGCTTGATTCCCGAACGGGTCTATTTCTATTCGCGGGCCCAACGGACGAACAACTGGACCGTGATCGTCGATATGGATCAGAGCGGTTCAATGGCCGATTCGGTTGTCTACGGCGCGGTCACCGGTTCGATCTTCGCCAGCCTGCCCGCCCTGAAGACACACGTCGTCGCCTTTGACACCGAAGTCGTCGACCTGACCGAGACCTGCGGCGACGATCCGGTCGACATGTTGTTTGGCGTTCAATTGGGCGGCGGCACCGACATCAACAAATCGGTCGCCTACTGCGAACAATTTATCACCGAACCGAGCGAGACGCTGTTCATCCTGCTGGCCGATCTGTTTGAAGGAGGCAACCAAGCCCAATTGGTCCGCCGATTGGGCGAGATGGTCGAATCGGGCGTTCGCGTGTTGTGCTTGCTGGCCCTCTCCGACAGCGGAACTCCCTGTTTCGACGAAGCGCTTGCACGGCGACTGTCCGCCCTCGGAATCCCCTGTTTCGCCTGCACTCCCGATCGTTTGCCCGAGCTGGTCGAAGGAGCTCTCCGCGGTCAAGACTTGCAATCGCTGGCGACTCGAATTAAGTCTGATGACTCGCATTAA
- a CDS encoding ATP-grasp domain-containing protein, which translates to MQVFIGEYTIGGGLASTPLASLPQSLLAEGTAMHHAICDDASRCARVVTTIDSRLPHRMDPAIQTIPVDASAELIPQWLAASAGCDAAILIAPESDRLLYKLVAAFRGFGRNVIAADANFIDATTDKLQLSERLLAANVPHPIPFGPRQTPQESSATEWILKPNDGCGSIEVQRFGSFTQADNQRRRRTGDWIIQAYHPGQTVSIAAIVTAGGIHWLPACLQKMEPPHFSYHGGQSPLSDALANRAERLAAAALDAVFDRSSRFNDSSSQVGYVGVDLVLADDPRDDVVIEINPRLTTSYVGVRHLMKSNLAATMLGLDAAPPILDPSVSAVRWDAAGRADISPGNSAPCHRTQSEVSRSQ; encoded by the coding sequence ATGCAGGTCTTCATTGGTGAATACACGATCGGCGGCGGTCTCGCTTCGACTCCTTTAGCCTCGCTTCCGCAGAGCCTGCTGGCCGAAGGAACCGCCATGCATCACGCGATCTGCGACGACGCAAGCCGATGTGCCCGCGTGGTCACGACGATCGACTCCCGTTTGCCTCATCGTATGGATCCGGCGATCCAAACGATCCCCGTCGATGCCTCCGCCGAATTGATCCCTCAATGGCTCGCCGCTTCGGCAGGTTGCGACGCCGCGATACTGATCGCACCGGAATCCGATCGGCTGCTCTATAAATTAGTCGCCGCGTTTCGAGGCTTCGGCCGCAACGTGATCGCGGCGGATGCCAACTTCATCGATGCCACAACCGACAAACTGCAACTGAGCGAACGTTTGCTGGCTGCGAACGTTCCCCATCCGATCCCCTTCGGCCCGCGGCAGACGCCGCAAGAGTCCAGTGCAACGGAGTGGATTTTGAAACCGAACGACGGCTGCGGATCGATCGAAGTCCAACGCTTCGGCTCCTTCACCCAAGCCGACAACCAACGCCGACGCCGCACCGGCGACTGGATTATCCAAGCCTATCACCCCGGGCAAACGGTCAGCATCGCCGCGATCGTGACTGCCGGCGGGATCCATTGGTTGCCGGCGTGTTTGCAAAAAATGGAGCCGCCCCATTTCAGTTATCACGGCGGACAAAGCCCGCTGTCCGACGCGCTCGCCAATCGTGCCGAGCGGTTAGCTGCCGCGGCGCTTGATGCCGTGTTCGACAGATCGTCGCGGTTCAACGACTCTTCCAGCCAAGTCGGCTACGTTGGCGTCGATCTAGTTCTCGCCGACGACCCGCGCGATGATGTGGTGATCGAGATCAATCCTCGCTTGACGACCTCTTATGTCGGGGTTCGCCATTTGATGAAAAGCAATCTTGCTGCAACAATGCTCGGCCTCGACGCGGCGCCGCCGATCCTTGATCCCTCCGTTTCCGCAGTCCGCTGGGACGCGGCGGGGCGTGCCGACATATCGCCAGGCAACTCCGCCCCCTGCCACCGCACACAATCCGAAGTTTCGCGATCGCAATGA
- a CDS encoding hydantoinase/oxoprolinase family protein, with translation MNDPTLANDAASQSEPPETHWIGIDVGGANIKAADTAGWTSAEPFALWKHPERLADQLKQQLPAPTAATRYALTMTGELADCFADRPQGVRQIVDAVAEATQTEASAGVDPLWVYSLDGQWLRADEAKSNPDDVAAANWHAMASYAARYLGDNETGLMIDIGSTTTDLIAIDSHGVQTRSRTDVDRLEGSELLYLGVGRTPLCGLTSSLPFRGREVPVMAEFFATTDDCFLVLGRTTAMPEDCDSADGKPRTVENSVNRIARMIALDHRSFTLDDAVAASEHIEAILKARIATGIAKVASDASAWVIAGHGEWLLPTTVARQISLAQELGAERSRVGPAYALACLAEARFA, from the coding sequence ATGAACGACCCCACGTTGGCTAACGATGCCGCCTCGCAATCCGAACCGCCCGAAACGCATTGGATTGGAATCGACGTCGGCGGCGCCAACATCAAAGCTGCCGATACCGCGGGCTGGACGTCCGCCGAACCGTTTGCGTTGTGGAAGCATCCCGAACGTTTAGCGGATCAATTGAAACAGCAACTGCCAGCACCAACCGCGGCGACGCGGTACGCCCTGACGATGACCGGCGAACTGGCCGACTGTTTCGCCGATCGCCCGCAAGGTGTCCGCCAGATCGTCGACGCCGTCGCTGAGGCCACGCAAACGGAGGCGTCCGCCGGCGTCGATCCACTGTGGGTTTACAGCTTGGATGGCCAGTGGCTGCGAGCCGATGAGGCGAAGTCGAATCCCGACGACGTTGCAGCGGCGAACTGGCACGCGATGGCCAGCTACGCCGCACGATATCTCGGCGACAACGAAACCGGATTGATGATCGACATCGGATCGACGACAACCGATCTGATCGCGATCGATTCCCACGGCGTGCAAACACGTTCGCGGACCGACGTCGACCGTCTGGAAGGTTCCGAATTACTCTACCTTGGCGTTGGTCGGACTCCGCTGTGCGGTCTGACTTCGTCCCTGCCGTTTCGCGGCCGCGAGGTTCCTGTGATGGCGGAGTTCTTCGCGACGACCGACGACTGTTTTTTGGTCCTCGGTCGAACCACGGCGATGCCCGAGGATTGCGATTCGGCCGATGGGAAACCGCGGACTGTCGAGAACAGCGTCAATCGGATCGCCCGCATGATCGCCCTGGATCACCGCAGCTTCACTCTCGACGACGCGGTCGCCGCGTCCGAACATATCGAAGCGATTTTGAAAGCTCGCATCGCCACCGGGATCGCGAAAGTTGCAAGCGATGCGTCCGCGTGGGTCATCGCCGGGCATGGCGAATGGTTGTTACCCACGACGGTGGCGCGACAGATTTCGCTGGCTCAAGAACTTGGGGCGGAACGGTCCCGCGTTGGTCCGGCTTACGCACTTGCCTGTCTCGCCGAAGCGAGGTTCGCATGA
- a CDS encoding TM2 domain-containing protein, which yields MNTYQPQTHSTTIGYICWIFGFFGAHRFYFGRPISGTIWAFTLGFFFIGWIIDLFLIPSMSRTANLRYNSGPFDFNVAWILLTFLGVFGIHRFYMGKWLTGLLWLCTGGLFMLGYLYDMWTLNAQVSECNFEAYAGQSAMSMG from the coding sequence ATGAATACCTATCAACCGCAAACGCACTCGACCACGATCGGCTACATCTGTTGGATCTTCGGATTTTTTGGAGCCCACCGATTCTACTTCGGTCGCCCGATCAGTGGCACGATCTGGGCGTTTACCCTTGGCTTCTTCTTCATCGGTTGGATCATCGACCTGTTCCTGATCCCAAGCATGAGCCGCACGGCGAACCTGCGTTACAACAGCGGTCCATTTGACTTTAACGTCGCTTGGATTCTGCTGACGTTTCTTGGGGTGTTTGGGATCCACCGCTTCTACATGGGCAAGTGGCTGACCGGCCTGTTGTGGCTCTGTACCGGCGGGCTGTTCATGCTTGGATATCTGTACGATATGTGGACACTTAACGCACAGGTTAGCGAATGCAATTTCGAGGCTTATGCCGGGCAATCGGCGATGTCGATGGGCTAG
- a CDS encoding ABC transporter ATP-binding protein yields MSHAGSQTAVFRAVDVAKIYRMGEVQVHALRGVSLDLFDGEFIVLLGASGSGKSTLLNILGGLDTPTSGTVHYLDRELTASDDAELTQYRRQSVGFVFQFYNLIPSLTARENVELITEIASSPMDPLEALELVQLRDRANHFPAQLSGGEQQRVAIARAIAKKPKVLLCDEPTGALDVHTGIVVLEAIARINRELGTTTAVITHNAVIAQMADRVISLSDGQIAGVQTNTDKRSAQALQW; encoded by the coding sequence ATGTCGCACGCAGGCTCGCAAACCGCAGTTTTCCGAGCTGTCGACGTCGCGAAGATCTATCGCATGGGAGAAGTCCAGGTGCACGCGCTGCGAGGCGTTTCGTTGGACCTGTTCGACGGTGAGTTCATCGTTTTGCTGGGGGCCTCCGGAAGCGGCAAGTCGACGCTATTAAACATCCTCGGCGGGCTCGATACGCCGACCTCCGGAACGGTTCATTATTTGGACCGCGAGCTGACTGCAAGCGACGATGCCGAACTCACCCAATACCGGCGGCAGAGCGTCGGATTTGTCTTCCAGTTCTACAATCTGATCCCCAGCCTGACGGCACGAGAAAATGTCGAACTGATCACCGAGATCGCCAGTTCGCCGATGGATCCGTTGGAAGCCTTGGAACTGGTGCAATTGCGTGACCGAGCGAATCACTTTCCAGCTCAATTGTCCGGCGGCGAACAACAGCGAGTGGCGATCGCGCGGGCGATCGCTAAGAAACCGAAGGTCTTGTTGTGCGATGAACCAACCGGCGCGTTAGACGTTCACACCGGGATCGTCGTCCTCGAAGCGATCGCCAGGATCAATCGCGAACTGGGAACCACGACCGCTGTGATCACGCACAATGCCGTGATCGCGCAGATGGCCGATCGTGTGATCTCGTTGTCCGATGGGCAGATCGCGGGGGTGCAGACCAACACCGACAAACGATCGGCTCAGGCGTTGCAATGGTGA